The DNA segment GCGTCCGCGTCCAGCACGCCCCAGCTGATCAGCTGCTCGGTGAGGACCGAGGGGGACTGGTCGTAGATGACGGCGAGTGTGCGCAGGTCGTCCTGGCGGATCGAGAGCACCTTGCCGTTGTAGTCACCGCGCTGCGACTGGATCGTCGCGGCGTACCGCTGCAGGGGCCCCGCCTTCTCGGCCGGTACGTGGGCAAGTCGCTCCAGGTCCAGGACCAGCTTCGGCGGCGGCTCGGCGGCCCCGCCCGGCGTGGTGCCCGGCAGCAGCTCCTGCACCGGAACGCCGTAGAAATCCGCCAGCTCGGCGAGGCGCTGCACGGTCACGGCGCGGTCCCCGCGCTCGTACGAACCGACCACGACGGCCTTCCAGCGGCCCTGGGACTTCTCCTCGACACCGTGAAGGGAAAGGCCCTGCTGGGTGCGGATGGCCCGGAGCTTGGCCCCGAGCTGTTTGGCGTATTCGCTGGACATATAGCTCCCCGGCACTGGGTCGACGCGACGTGGCTTGGGTTCCATGCCGCGCGGTTGGTAACTCACTGTGAGGTTACGCAGCGTTACTCTGGCGCGTCAAGCCGAATGGTCCACACCGACGCTTCCGTGCTATCGGTGACCGATTGGGCCAAGTGGGTGACAAGGGGTGCCTCGGCGGCCTGCTACGGTGGACGACGTAAACCAGACGTCCTTTAAGGTCCGTCCCGTGAGGCGGAGAAGGAGGTCCCTTTCGTATGGACAGGCAACAGGACACGCAAGCGTCCGATGCCCGGCCCGTTCTCGAAGGCCCTGACATCGCGCGGGTGTTGACCCGCATCGCCCACGAGATCGTCGAACGCGCCAAGGGCGCCGACGACGTGGTGCTCCTCGGCATTCCGACCCGAGGTGTCTTCCTCGCCCAGCGGCTCGCCGCCAAGCTCGAGGAGGTCACCGACCGGAAGATCCCGGTCGGTTCGCTCGACATCACCATGTACCGCGACGACCTGCGCATGCACCCGCCGCGCGCGCTGGCCCGCACGGACATCCCCGGTGACGGCATCGACGGCCGGCTGGTCGTCCTCGTCGACGACGTCCTCTTCTCCGGCCGCACCATCCGCGCCGCCCTGGACGCCCTGAACGACATCGGGCGTCCGCGCGCGGTGCAGCTCGCGGTGCTCGTCGACCGAGGCCATCGCGAACTGCCCATCCGCGCCGACTACGTCGGCAAGAACATCCCCACGTCGCTGCGGGAGACGGTCAAGGTCCAGCTCGCCGAGGAGGACGGTCGCGACACCGTACTTCTCGGTGCCAAGCAGACCTCCCAGTAGCGCCCGCGGCGTACGCCGCTGTCGTACGCCCGCTCTGTGCGCCCTCGCGCGCACCCGCCGGGCCCTGC comes from the Streptomyces sp. NBC_00443 genome and includes:
- the pyrR gene encoding bifunctional pyr operon transcriptional regulator/uracil phosphoribosyltransferase PyrR, with the translated sequence MDRQQDTQASDARPVLEGPDIARVLTRIAHEIVERAKGADDVVLLGIPTRGVFLAQRLAAKLEEVTDRKIPVGSLDITMYRDDLRMHPPRALARTDIPGDGIDGRLVVLVDDVLFSGRTIRAALDALNDIGRPRAVQLAVLVDRGHRELPIRADYVGKNIPTSLRETVKVQLAEEDGRDTVLLGAKQTSQ
- the bldD gene encoding transcriptional regulator BldD encodes the protein MSSEYAKQLGAKLRAIRTQQGLSLHGVEEKSQGRWKAVVVGSYERGDRAVTVQRLAELADFYGVPVQELLPGTTPGGAAEPPPKLVLDLERLAHVPAEKAGPLQRYAATIQSQRGDYNGKVLSIRQDDLRTLAVIYDQSPSVLTEQLISWGVLDADARRAVSHADES